From the Rhodoferax sp. WC2427 genome, one window contains:
- a CDS encoding GNAT family N-acetyltransferase yields MDNHYLTSLFAPDSIVVFAGAVPTAEAPGTPQAQTLVAALKAQPFGGSLAFLDIHTSGTLADLAQTRADLAIIALPPEDVAAALEVAGRIKCRSALVVSSGINATQAAELHRVAKRHGMHLLGPNCMGFQSPRRGLNASVAGPLATPGHLALVSQSGALTASILDWAKQNAVGFSTVVSLGPNTAVDLAQVLDYLANDAHTHSIVVYMEGISDARRFMSALRAAANAKPVVVLKAGHKAGGNKAAQTHSGTIVGSDDVFDSALRRAGAVRVHSFVQLFSAAKCLASRYRAVGKRLAVVTNGGGPGVLAADWISEIDLELGTLSPASVAALRPQLPPLATLADLVDLSEDATPAHYLAAVKAASTDPQVDGVLVIHSPKGGCDAAAIAAALAEFMPHTTKPLLTCWMGDASVIDARTLLNAAAIPTFRTPEAAVGAFGNIAAFYQNQRLLQQTPPPLSALAQPDIEGARLLIESVLTERRKVLTEMESKALLAAFHIPVTKTVLARSANEAMMIATQLGYPVALKIDSPDVSHKSDVDGVALNIANAVGVRDSYNDMVALVARQMPQARINGVTVQNMARHKRGREIYIGLVTDDPFGPVIAFGAGGTMIELLNDRAMELPPLNQFLARSLIERSRVAETLGEWRGASPVDMHALEQVLMRVSEMVCALPQLREMDINPIIVDASGAVAVDARIVIDHSPVGHSGRGQSYQHLAILPYPAHYEHVWPLRGGGQYAVRPIRPDDAQMLQDLVRGLSAESRYFRYVSMLSELPPSMLSRFALMDYDREMALVAVFKERVVTDDGSITETERILGVSRFITNPDSTSCEFSLVVADAYSGRGLGSRLMLSIMEVAREKGLSEIEGLVLANNPGMLKLMRGLGFTVKPFAEDPNFRLVAHAL; encoded by the coding sequence ATGGATAACCACTACCTGACCTCCCTTTTCGCCCCCGACTCCATTGTGGTGTTTGCCGGTGCGGTCCCCACCGCAGAGGCACCGGGCACGCCCCAGGCCCAGACGCTGGTGGCGGCGCTCAAGGCCCAGCCGTTTGGCGGCAGCCTGGCCTTTCTGGACATCCACACCTCTGGCACGCTGGCCGACCTGGCGCAAACCCGCGCCGACCTGGCCATCATCGCCCTGCCGCCCGAGGACGTGGCCGCAGCGCTGGAAGTGGCCGGACGCATCAAGTGCCGCTCGGCGCTGGTGGTGTCCAGCGGCATCAACGCCACGCAGGCGGCTGAGCTGCACCGCGTGGCCAAGCGCCACGGCATGCATTTGCTGGGGCCCAACTGCATGGGCTTCCAGAGCCCGCGCCGGGGCCTGAACGCCAGTGTGGCGGGCCCGTTGGCCACGCCGGGGCACCTGGCGCTGGTATCGCAGTCGGGCGCGCTGACGGCCTCCATCCTGGACTGGGCCAAGCAGAACGCGGTGGGCTTTTCCACCGTGGTGTCGCTGGGGCCGAACACCGCGGTCGATCTGGCCCAGGTGCTGGACTACCTGGCCAATGACGCCCACACCCACAGCATCGTGGTCTACATGGAGGGCATCTCGGACGCGCGCCGCTTCATGAGCGCCCTGCGCGCCGCGGCCAACGCCAAGCCGGTGGTGGTGCTGAAAGCCGGACACAAGGCCGGTGGCAACAAGGCGGCGCAGACGCACTCGGGCACCATCGTGGGCAGCGACGATGTGTTTGATTCGGCCCTGCGCCGGGCCGGGGCGGTGCGGGTGCATTCCTTTGTGCAGCTGTTCTCGGCGGCCAAGTGCCTGGCATCGCGCTACCGGGCGGTGGGCAAGCGGCTGGCCGTGGTCACCAACGGGGGCGGCCCCGGCGTGCTGGCGGCCGACTGGATCAGCGAGATCGACCTGGAACTGGGCACGCTCAGCCCCGCCAGCGTGGCGGCCCTGCGGCCCCAGCTGCCGCCGCTGGCCACCTTGGCGGATCTGGTCGACCTGTCCGAAGACGCCACGCCCGCCCACTACCTGGCCGCCGTGAAGGCCGCCAGTACCGACCCGCAGGTGGATGGCGTGCTGGTGATCCACTCGCCCAAGGGCGGGTGCGATGCCGCCGCCATTGCCGCGGCGCTGGCCGAGTTCATGCCCCACACCACCAAGCCGCTGCTGACCTGCTGGATGGGCGACGCCTCGGTGATAGACGCGCGCACGCTGCTCAATGCCGCCGCCATCCCCACCTTCCGCACGCCCGAGGCCGCCGTGGGTGCGTTTGGCAACATCGCCGCGTTCTACCAAAACCAGCGCCTGCTGCAGCAAACCCCGCCGCCCTTGTCGGCCCTGGCGCAGCCCGACATCGAAGGCGCACGCCTGCTGATCGAGAGTGTGCTGACCGAACGCCGCAAGGTGCTCACCGAGATGGAGTCCAAGGCCCTGCTGGCGGCCTTCCACATCCCGGTCACCAAGACCGTGCTGGCGCGCAGCGCCAACGAGGCCATGATGATCGCCACCCAGCTGGGCTACCCGGTGGCGCTGAAGATCGACTCGCCCGACGTCAGCCACAAGTCCGACGTGGACGGCGTGGCGCTGAACATCGCCAACGCCGTGGGCGTGCGCGACAGCTACAACGACATGGTCGCCCTGGTGGCGCGGCAAATGCCGCAGGCCCGCATCAACGGTGTCACGGTGCAAAACATGGCGCGCCACAAGCGCGGGCGCGAAATCTACATCGGCCTGGTCACCGACGACCCCTTTGGCCCGGTGATCGCCTTTGGCGCGGGTGGCACCATGATCGAGCTGCTCAACGACCGGGCCATGGAACTGCCCCCGCTGAACCAGTTTCTGGCGCGCAGCCTGATCGAGCGCTCCCGCGTGGCCGAAACCCTGGGCGAATGGCGCGGTGCCAGCCCGGTGGACATGCACGCGCTGGAGCAGGTGCTGATGCGCGTGTCGGAAATGGTCTGCGCCCTGCCCCAGCTGCGCGAGATGGACATCAACCCCATCATCGTGGACGCCTCGGGCGCGGTGGCGGTGGACGCGCGCATCGTCATCGACCATTCCCCCGTGGGCCACAGCGGGCGCGGCCAAAGCTACCAGCACCTGGCCATTCTGCCCTACCCCGCCCACTACGAGCACGTATGGCCGCTGCGCGGCGGTGGCCAGTACGCCGTGCGCCCGATCCGCCCGGACGACGCCCAGATGCTGCAGGACCTGGTGCGCGGCCTGTCGGCCGAGAGCCGCTACTTCCGCTACGTGTCGATGCTGTCCGAGCTGCCGCCCAGCATGCTGTCGCGCTTTGCCCTGATGGACTACGACCGCGAAATGGCCCTGGTGGCGGTGTTCAAGGAACGCGTGGTCACCGACGACGGCAGCATCACGGAGACCGAGCGCATCCTGGGCGTGTCGCGCTTCATCACCAACCCCGACAGCACCAGCTGCGAGTTCTCATTGGTGGTGGCCGATGCCTACAGCGGCCGCGGCCTGGGCAGCCGCCTGATGCTGAGCATTATGGAAGTCGCCCGCGAAAAAGGCCTGAGCGAGATCGAAGGCCTGGTGCTGGCCAACAACCCCGGCATGCTCAAGCTGATGCGCGGGCTGGGTTTTACCGTCAAGCCGTTTGCCGAAGACCCGAATTTCCGGCTGGTGGCGCACGCCTTGTGA
- a CDS encoding KGG domain-containing protein, which produces MASTYQNDDNRGSRGNQQGKNDGDNRGTNTPKDPKQGSSQQGTQGRGFASMDPDKQREIASEGGKAAHSSGNAHEFTSQEARAAGSKSHGGKSTDDDNDSNEKSRSGGNKSSQTSQSSHSSSGSRSK; this is translated from the coding sequence ATGGCATCCACCTATCAAAACGATGACAACCGCGGCAGTCGCGGAAATCAGCAAGGGAAGAACGACGGCGATAACCGCGGCACGAATACCCCTAAAGATCCGAAGCAAGGGTCGTCACAGCAAGGTACACAAGGTCGTGGTTTTGCCTCTATGGATCCCGATAAACAACGGGAAATAGCCTCAGAGGGCGGAAAGGCTGCACATAGCTCTGGAAATGCGCATGAATTTACGTCCCAGGAAGCCCGCGCGGCCGGCAGCAAGAGCCATGGCGGCAAATCAACAGACGACGATAACGATTCCAACGAAAAAAGCCGTTCGGGCGGAAATAAAAGCTCACAGACCTCCCAAAGCTCGCATAGTTCTTCCGGCTCGCGTTCCAAGTAA
- a CDS encoding PAS domain S-box protein — protein sequence MPVNPLDASVESSRMARLRELVVLDSAPEPLFDELVRLAALTCGVPIALISLVDDERQWFKANVGLPGVNETPRDVAFCAHAIQNDALFSVADASQDDRFADNPLVTGSPHIRFYAGAPLALASGDRVGTLCVIDRTARKLTEPQIQMLQSLARLATQGLEMRRDLIRKALSVRTEFEQALTHSEARHRALIEDQAELVSLARRDGELVYVNPAYARQFQRDPAAMVGSNLFEEVDAASQDNVKRLIAEVFATGGVRTSENGMRGPDGHIRWVAWTNSLQRGVDGELLLHSVGRDFTDRKRVEDALRASQGFLYRTGRVAGVGGWEVDLATGTITWSDETRRIHEVDPAYVPVMETAIAFYVPEARQTIEAAVQRGTREGLPWDLELQMVTAQGRLIWVRTSGEVEFENAQPVRLVGAFQDISERKRLEQRLTKSERFVRQVSDGLPIRIAYVDAQRRFQFVNEAHCLRLGLPPEQIIGRTRDELKKTSADEVIEPRLKAALAGHPQHFEYDDMVDGQLRCIESRMIPDVAEDGTVRGFYSTGIDITERKATERALHELIAIFDTTPDFVVQSNHRGEVIYMNPAVRRAVGMASDTPLGGRSFREFNSPATNQCFIDTIVPAVKARGSWIGDTTILVDGGRELPVNDMVVAHRDRNGRIDRYSAVMRDISAETDARQQLLRQTATLKSVTEAIPMIVGVVGTDGLYRFANSGFERWCGSSRDKIVGRSVTDVLGRIEYERSRLWIERVQAGETVSFEKKYPGRSSYSHLAISYVPLWLDDGTVDGFVQIAQDITEHRNEEERLLQLSQRDPLTGLLNRAGFDSYMAHHAYPGAQPSLALLYIDLDHFKPVNDQHGHPVGDQVLQIFSQRLRALVRPSDAVARLGGDEFAIVLSGIRNEFSADMVADKLVAVAQLPFEVGDLQLRLGASVGVAFRANASVEVADLVARADTMLYQAKQAGRGRRAS from the coding sequence ATGCCCGTAAATCCGTTGGATGCGTCCGTCGAATCTTCCCGCATGGCGCGTTTGCGGGAGTTGGTGGTTTTGGACAGTGCGCCAGAACCTTTGTTTGACGAGTTGGTCCGGCTCGCGGCGCTGACCTGTGGGGTGCCGATTGCCTTGATCAGCCTCGTTGACGACGAGCGCCAATGGTTCAAGGCCAACGTCGGGCTGCCGGGCGTCAACGAAACGCCGCGCGACGTGGCCTTTTGCGCCCACGCGATCCAGAACGACGCACTGTTCAGCGTGGCAGATGCCTCGCAAGACGACCGGTTCGCAGACAACCCTCTGGTGACGGGCAGTCCCCACATCCGTTTCTATGCAGGCGCACCGTTGGCACTTGCCAGCGGTGACCGGGTGGGCACCCTTTGTGTCATAGACCGGACGGCCCGCAAGTTGACCGAACCCCAAATACAGATGCTGCAATCCCTGGCCCGATTGGCCACCCAGGGTCTTGAGATGCGCCGAGATCTCATCCGCAAGGCCTTGTCCGTCCGCACCGAATTTGAGCAGGCCCTGACCCACAGCGAAGCCCGGCACCGCGCGCTGATCGAGGACCAGGCGGAATTGGTTTCTCTGGCCCGGCGCGACGGCGAGCTGGTGTACGTCAATCCGGCCTACGCGCGCCAGTTCCAGCGCGACCCGGCAGCGATGGTGGGCAGCAACCTCTTTGAAGAGGTGGACGCCGCATCCCAGGACAACGTCAAACGTCTGATTGCCGAGGTGTTTGCCACAGGGGGTGTTCGCACCAGCGAAAACGGCATGCGGGGACCCGATGGCCACATCCGCTGGGTTGCCTGGACCAACAGCCTGCAACGGGGCGTAGACGGCGAGCTGCTGCTGCATTCGGTCGGACGGGACTTTACCGACCGCAAACGCGTGGAGGACGCGCTGCGTGCCAGCCAGGGATTTTTGTACCGAACCGGCCGTGTCGCAGGGGTTGGCGGATGGGAGGTGGACCTGGCCACAGGCACCATCACCTGGTCGGACGAAACCCGCCGGATCCACGAGGTCGACCCAGCCTACGTCCCGGTGATGGAAACCGCCATCGCGTTTTATGTGCCAGAGGCGCGCCAGACCATCGAGGCTGCGGTGCAGCGCGGAACACGCGAAGGACTGCCCTGGGACCTTGAGCTGCAGATGGTGACGGCACAGGGGCGGTTGATCTGGGTCCGCACTTCCGGCGAGGTGGAGTTTGAAAACGCGCAGCCCGTTCGGTTGGTGGGGGCCTTTCAGGACATTTCAGAACGCAAGCGCCTGGAGCAGCGCTTGACCAAAAGTGAGCGTTTCGTTCGGCAGGTCTCGGACGGTTTGCCGATCCGCATTGCTTATGTGGATGCGCAGCGCCGCTTCCAGTTTGTCAACGAAGCGCATTGCCTGCGACTCGGCCTGCCCCCTGAGCAGATCATCGGCCGCACGCGCGACGAATTGAAGAAGACCTCCGCCGACGAGGTGATCGAGCCCAGGCTCAAAGCCGCCTTGGCTGGCCATCCCCAGCATTTTGAGTACGACGACATGGTGGACGGCCAACTGCGCTGCATCGAGAGCCGGATGATTCCCGATGTCGCGGAAGACGGCACGGTGCGCGGCTTCTATTCGACCGGTATTGACATCACCGAGCGCAAGGCAACCGAGCGGGCGCTGCACGAGCTGATTGCCATTTTCGACACCACGCCGGACTTTGTGGTCCAGTCGAACCACCGCGGCGAGGTCATCTACATGAATCCGGCCGTGCGCCGGGCCGTGGGGATGGCCAGCGACACCCCCTTGGGTGGCCGGAGTTTTAGGGAGTTCAACAGCCCCGCCACCAACCAGTGCTTCATCGACACCATTGTTCCCGCCGTCAAAGCGCGCGGAAGCTGGATTGGCGACACCACGATCCTGGTCGACGGTGGGCGCGAGTTGCCTGTCAACGATATGGTGGTTGCCCACCGAGACCGGAACGGCCGCATCGATCGGTACTCTGCCGTCATGCGGGACATTTCTGCAGAGACAGATGCCCGGCAGCAGTTGCTCCGCCAGACCGCGACCCTGAAGTCCGTCACCGAGGCCATCCCCATGATCGTGGGCGTGGTGGGGACGGACGGCCTCTACCGCTTTGCCAACAGCGGATTTGAGCGCTGGTGCGGTTCTTCTCGCGACAAGATTGTGGGGCGTTCGGTGACCGATGTCCTTGGGCGTATCGAGTACGAGCGCAGCCGCCTGTGGATCGAGCGGGTACAGGCAGGTGAAACCGTAAGCTTCGAAAAAAAATACCCGGGGCGCAGCAGCTACTCCCATCTGGCCATCAGCTACGTCCCGTTGTGGCTCGATGACGGCACCGTGGACGGCTTTGTCCAGATCGCCCAAGACATCACCGAGCACCGCAACGAGGAAGAGCGCCTCTTGCAACTCAGCCAAAGAGACCCCTTGACGGGACTTTTGAACCGTGCCGGCTTTGACAGCTACATGGCCCACCACGCCTATCCCGGCGCTCAACCTTCGCTGGCCTTGCTGTACATCGATTTGGACCATTTCAAACCCGTCAACGACCAGCACGGACACCCTGTGGGAGACCAGGTGCTGCAGATCTTCTCGCAACGCCTGCGCGCCTTGGTGCGGCCCAGCGACGCCGTGGCGAGACTGGGCGGAGACGAATTTGCGATTGTGCTGTCTGGCATCCGCAACGAGTTCAGCGCCGACATGGTCGCCGACAAGCTGGTCGCCGTGGCGCAGCTGCCATTTGAAGTAGGTGACTTGCAGCTACGACTCGGCGCCAGCGTCGGGGTCGCCTTCCGTGCCAATGCCTCGGTAGAGGTCGCTGACCTGGTGGCGCGCGCCGACACAATGCTTTACCAGGCCAAGCAAGCGGGGCGAGGGCGCCGCGCAAGTTAA
- a CDS encoding methyl-accepting chemotaxis protein has translation MQYQHALAAGNDRAAFPATHPTDRFFRHHGPWAIGVRLFRKLKFGSKAGLISFAFLLPLALLAIAYIRNSQSTIDFARHEYVGVSVIKQIEPWLIEVQKQRRLVLSGLAAKLDMNAIEALLEPVKALAASAPDGLDVRPELAKVEQLHQALASRASSASPDDLEAAMQSYVDAVRDLRLTVLDRSNLTLDPDQDTYYLMALSTDVVSDVIESISHSRAMAGAAQRRGNATEAQVRELYGIWYAGQQRIGAITQMASRANEANTDVHSRIKADAAAEAAKVFFDAAYKSWFGPAFSADVQLLGATGQVAVDSLRTTGSQSTALLGELLQARIDRTVAARNNMLLVILVSLLVAAYLFYAFYLVMRGGLQEVSRHLEAMTAGDLTTSPKPWGQDEAAELMFMLGNMQASLRRMVVQVRHASDDIVHASTEIADASHELSARTEQTAANLEQTAAAMEQISATVKQTSEHVHEATKIATHNAEIASHGGNVIGNMVATMEEIQGSSAKISDIIGVIDGIAFQTNILALNAAVEAARAGEQGRGFAVVATEVRALAGRSAEAAREIKTLISTSAVKVHSGMGIVRDAGSAITDIVTSAQRISGLLNEIAMGSQEQSQGVAQVGSAVQELDRATQQNAAMVEETAAAAGALRDQAQGLAEEVARFKVPT, from the coding sequence ATGCAATACCAACATGCCTTAGCCGCAGGCAACGACAGGGCCGCTTTCCCTGCCACCCATCCAACGGACCGCTTTTTCCGCCACCATGGTCCATGGGCCATCGGTGTGCGGCTATTTCGCAAACTCAAGTTTGGATCGAAGGCGGGCCTGATCTCGTTCGCCTTTCTTTTGCCCCTGGCCTTGCTGGCCATTGCCTACATCCGCAACAGCCAATCCACTATCGATTTCGCCCGCCATGAGTACGTCGGCGTGTCCGTGATCAAGCAGATTGAGCCTTGGCTGATCGAGGTGCAGAAGCAGCGTCGATTGGTGCTCTCCGGTCTGGCCGCGAAGTTGGACATGAACGCCATTGAGGCACTGCTGGAACCGGTCAAAGCGTTGGCAGCCTCGGCACCCGACGGCCTGGATGTGCGCCCAGAGCTTGCCAAGGTGGAACAGTTGCACCAAGCGCTGGCGTCCAGAGCCTCCAGCGCCTCGCCCGACGACTTGGAAGCCGCGATGCAAAGCTATGTCGATGCCGTCCGAGACTTGCGTCTTACGGTGCTGGACCGTTCGAACCTGACGCTCGACCCGGACCAGGACACCTATTACCTGATGGCACTGTCAACCGATGTTGTGTCTGACGTGATCGAGTCGATCTCGCACAGCCGCGCCATGGCCGGCGCAGCGCAACGGCGTGGCAACGCCACCGAAGCGCAAGTGCGGGAGTTGTATGGCATTTGGTATGCCGGCCAGCAACGCATCGGCGCCATCACCCAAATGGCCAGCCGGGCCAACGAAGCCAACACCGATGTGCATTCGCGTATCAAGGCCGATGCGGCCGCAGAGGCGGCCAAAGTCTTCTTTGACGCGGCCTACAAGTCCTGGTTTGGCCCCGCTTTTAGCGCGGACGTGCAACTGCTCGGTGCCACTGGCCAGGTGGCCGTAGACAGCCTTCGTACCACCGGCAGCCAAAGTACCGCCTTGCTGGGCGAGCTTCTGCAGGCGCGCATCGACCGCACCGTAGCGGCGCGTAACAACATGCTGCTGGTCATCCTGGTGTCGCTGCTGGTGGCCGCCTACCTGTTCTATGCGTTCTACCTGGTCATGCGCGGCGGCTTGCAGGAAGTCAGCCGGCACCTGGAAGCCATGACGGCGGGCGACCTTACCACCTCGCCCAAGCCCTGGGGCCAGGATGAGGCTGCGGAACTGATGTTCATGCTCGGCAATATGCAGGCCAGCCTGCGGCGCATGGTGGTGCAGGTGCGCCATGCATCCGACGACATCGTGCATGCCAGCACCGAGATTGCAGACGCCTCTCATGAACTGTCGGCACGCACGGAGCAAACCGCTGCCAACCTGGAGCAGACCGCAGCGGCCATGGAGCAAATCAGCGCCACGGTCAAACAGACGTCGGAGCATGTGCACGAAGCCACCAAGATCGCAACCCATAACGCCGAGATCGCCAGCCACGGTGGCAATGTGATTGGCAACATGGTCGCCACCATGGAGGAAATCCAGGGCTCCTCCGCCAAGATCAGCGACATCATTGGTGTCATTGACGGCATCGCTTTTCAGACCAACATCCTGGCACTGAATGCCGCCGTTGAAGCGGCCCGGGCCGGAGAGCAAGGCCGGGGGTTTGCCGTGGTGGCTACAGAAGTACGGGCGCTGGCGGGGCGTTCCGCCGAGGCGGCCCGAGAAATCAAGACGCTGATTTCCACCAGCGCGGTGAAAGTGCATAGCGGCATGGGAATCGTGCGTGACGCAGGCTCGGCCATCACCGATATCGTCACCAGCGCCCAGCGCATCAGCGGACTGCTCAACGAAATCGCCATGGGCTCCCAAGAGCAAAGCCAGGGCGTAGCGCAGGTTGGCTCCGCCGTCCAGGAACTGGACCGCGCAACGCAGCAGAACGCAGCCATGGTCGAGGAAACGGCCGCCGCCGCTGGTGCCTTGCGTGACCAGGCCCAAGGTTTGGCCGAAGAAGTCGCCCGCTTCAAAGTGCCAACCTGA